In a genomic window of Meriones unguiculatus strain TT.TT164.6M chromosome 8, Bangor_MerUng_6.1, whole genome shotgun sequence:
- the Cdk9 gene encoding cyclin-dependent kinase 9, with amino-acid sequence MQRDAPPRAPAPAPRLPAPSVVAANSTGGGGGGGSGGGGGSSAAPAPPGLPGTTSPRGPGGGRRPEEAGSAPRGRKWPWRRKWRGRGGAWSVAGPGAAGAAAGGGGGALEAAMAKQYDSVECPFCDEVTKYEKLAKIGQGTFGEVFKAKHRQTGQKVALKKVLMENEKEGFPITALREIKILQLLKHENVVNLIEICRTKASPYNRCKGSIYLVFDFCEHDLAGLLSNVLVKFTLSEIKRVMQMLLNGLYYIHRNKILHRDMKAANVLITRDGVLKLADFGLARAFSLAKNSQPNRYTNRVVTLWYRPPELLLGERDYGPPIDLWGAGCIMAEMWTRSPIMQGNTEQHQLALISQLCGSITPEVWPNVDKYELFEKLELVKGQKRKVKDRLKAYVRDPYALDLIDKLLVLDPAQRIDSDDALNHDFFWSDPMPSDLKGMLSTHLTSMFEYLAPPRRKGSQITQQSTNQSRNPATTNQTEFERVF; translated from the exons ATGCAGCGGGACGCACCGCCgcgagccccagccccagcgccACGGCTCCCTGCGCCCTCGGTCGTGGCCGCCAACAGCACTGGCGGCGGCGGAGGCGGGGGCAGTGGCGGCGGCGGAGGCTCTTCTGCAGCTCCGGCTCCCCCTGGCCTCCCGGGAACTACAAGTCCCAGGGGGCCTGGCGGCGGGCGGAGACCGGAAGAGGCGGGATCGGCGCCTCGAGGCCGGAAGTGGCCTTGGAGGCGGAAGTGGCGCGGCCGCGGAGGGGCCTGGAGTGTGGCGGGACCGGGAGCGGCGGGAGCTGCGGCTGGGGGCGGCGGCGGTGCGCTGGAAGCGGCCATGGCCAAGCAGTACGACTCAGTGGAGTGCCCGTTTTGCGATGAGGTCACCAAATACGAGAAACTTGCCAAGATCGGCCAAGGCACATTCGG GGAAGTGTTTAAGGCCAAGCACCGTCAGACGGGCCAGAAGGTGGCTCTGAAGAAAGTGTTGatggagaatgagaaggagggG TTCCCTATCACAGCCTTGAGGGAAATCAAGATTCTACAACTCCTAAAACATGAGAATGTGGTCAACCTAATTGAGATTTGCCGAACCAAAG CTTCCCCATATAACCGTTGCAAAGGCAGTATCTATCTGGTGTTTGACTTCTGTGAGCATGACCTTGCTGGGCTGCTAAGCAACGTCTTAGTCAAGTTCACACTGTCTGAGATCAAGAGGGTGATGCAGATGCTGCTGAACGGCCTCTACTACATCCACAGGAACAAG ATCCTGCACAGGGACATGAAGGCTGCTAATGTGCTCATCACCCGGGATGGGGTCCTAAAGCTGGCAGATTTTGGGCTGGCCCGTGCGTTCAGCCTGGCCAAGAACAGCCAGCCCAACCGCTATACCAACCGTGTGGTGACACTGTGGTACAGGCCTCCGGAGCTGTTGCTCG GAGAGCGGGACTACGGCCCGCCCATTGATCTGTGGGGTGCTGGGTGCATCATGGCAGAGATGTGGACTCGAAGTCCTATCATGCAAGGCAACACGGAGCAGCACCAGCTTGCCCTCATCAGCCAGCTCTGTGGCTCCATCACTCCAGAG GTGTGGCCAAATGTGGACAAGTACGAGCTGTTTGAAAAGCTGGAACTAGTCAAGGGTCAAAAGCGGAAGGTGAAAGACCGACTGAAGGCCTATGTGCGGGACCCCTATGCCCTGGACCTCATCGACAAGCTGCTGGTGCTGGACCCAGCACAGCGAATTGACAGTGATGACGCCCTCAACCATGACTTCTTCTGGTCAGACCCCATGCCCTCGGACCTCAAGGGCATGCTGTCCACTCACTTGACGTCTATGTTTGAGTACCTGGCACCGCCACGGCGAAAGGGCAGCCAAATCACCCAGCAGTCCACCAACCAGAGCCGTAATCCAGCTACTACCAACCAGACGGAATTTGAGCGTGTCTTCTGA